gtttccacccccatgcttcacagtaggtatggtgttcttgggcaaacgcgacgagttgagtttataccaaaaagttctattttggtttcatctgaccacatgacattctcccaatcctctgctgtatcatccatgtgctctctggcaaacttcagacgggcctggacatgcactggcttaagcagggggacacgtctggcactgcaggatttgattccctgtcggcgtagtgtgttactgatggtaacctttgttactttggtcccagctctctgcaggtcattcaccaggtccccccgtgtggttctaggatttttgctcaccgttctcatgatcattttgaccccacgggatgagatcttgcgtggagccccaaatcgagggagattatcagtggtcttgtatgtcttccattttctgataattgctcccgcagttgattttttcacaccaagctgtttgcctattgtagattcactcttcacagtctggtgcaggtctacaattcttttcctggtgtccttcgacagctctttggtcttggccatagtggagtttggagtctgactgtttgaggctgtggacaggtgtcttttatacggaTAGCCAGTTCAaataggtgccattaatacaggtaacgagtggaagacagaagagcttcttaaagaagaagttacaggtctgtgagagccacagatcttccttgtttgaagtgaccaaatacttattttccaccataatttacaaataaattctttaaaattcctacaatgtgaattcctagatttttttttcacattctgtctctcacagttgaagtgtacctatgatgaaaattacagacctctgtcatcattttaagtgggagaacttgcacaattggtggctgactaaatacttttttgccccactgtatatacacatacacatatatgtatttggagcccctgcctcgaaagaaaataatgtttgccttggtaccCGTCCAACTGGCGCCCGAATGTGCGGCACGACGTCTTCCCCTCTCTGTATTACTTCTGTTTATGCTGCTTGTGAtaaatctatcaatcaatcaatgtttacttatatagccctaaatcaggagtgtctcaaagggctgcacaagccacgacatccttggctcagatcccacatcccaAATCTACCAACTCTCTGCTGGTTTATGATCGGCAAGCACTTTTAGACATTGAACTACAAGAAAAGTCTCTGGCTAACTTTACTCTGGGTGGGCAAACAACCTATTTCCCCCCCGATCCTCACCAGTGTACCAGCTTACCTGCTGCGTACAGAGCTTCTTCCTGCCAGAAGACGACGCCGCAGACGCCGGGGGAAACGCAGTGGCTGCTTGACCAGACGCAAGGCAGCTCTGACGACCGAATTCCCCCGTTTGTTAATACTCTTTGGATCCCACTGGTACCTGGATCATACTGGTACATGGATCATACCAGCCGTCGGTGGACCTCCTGATGACTTATTTAAAAACCCCAGTCACAAATTTTGGTTTTAAGTTGGacaatgattttaaattggaacagCAGATTAGCTTTGTTGTACGATCTAGTTTTCATCATCTAAGACTTTTAGCAAAAATTAAatcagttttatcttttaacgaatttgagcgggtaatccatgcttttattttatcaCGTTTGGACGGCTGCAACACCCTCTGTACGTTGGTATGAAGCAGGCCTCAATCGCTCCATTGCAGTGGCTTTTAACTGCCACtaaaaaaacatgaacacattttaacatcccttcactggctcccggttcattttagaattatttttaaaatattgttttgtttttaaatctcttcacggattagcgccacaatatacgccttttaaaaatgtacaccccctgcaaggtctctgaggtcagccgatcagtttcttcttgtcgtcccaaAAACCCGTTTAAAATCCAAAGGTGATCGTGCATTTTCTGTtgtggctccaaaactttggaaTATCATCCCTCTTGTTATTCGGACGGCTCCCTCTTCAATGACTTTTAAATCGTGTCTTAAACATATTTGTACTCTTTGGCTTTcaaaccagcatgagagttgtgtgattttgttagaataattatgtgtaagttatcacacaactcttatgcttaaaggtcaTTGCTAtagttattgtcaattgtgctgaagttgtacttttctatccgtgcaaagggacaacttgcaatccaagattgcgagtcatctcgtatcagtgtttgtgtccagaacagagtaccgtgacgcagacaaagcagagacagggcgatatcacgagtgtcagaacatttgcatttctgaataatcatatattgtgtccaactggggctgctgaaattaccccccttccttcagaagcagcctcagtgatgtaaccaggcacctcccaaataaatagaggagcacgtgggactggaccttagagcaggggtcggaaatctttttggctgagagagccatgaaagccaaatattttaaaatgtatttccgtgagagccatataatatattttttaacactgaatacaactaaatacgtgcatttttaagtaagaccaacatttttagagtatattaagtctctcattctttgtaataacattgttattctgaagctaaccaataataaataaaatactttttaccattaatgcaacttcttgaacaggtgcggtagtaaacggatggatggattaaaatgcatgagaatgttttgtattttgaacgttatttttaacactgtgattaccagtggaattattcagtacttattctgttaagtaatgtcagctaagatttatctgagagccagatgcagtcatcaaaagagcctcatctggctctagagccataggttccctacccctgctttagagcgtaggttggatctgtaactaagagtacagcccaaaacgtctctcctcattgagctaaatttaactctgtctctgcatgattccttgcttcttgtctgtttaatagatgtcatcagtgtttgaacctgacagattttagtctattttatgtatttattcttttatagttaaatgttttatattactgactctcCTAGTATGTATGTCTCAAccatctaccatgaattgattaacgtggaccccgacttaaacaagttaaaaaacttattggggtgttacaatttagtggtcaattgtacggaatatgtactgtactgtgcaatctactaataaaagtttcaatcaatcaatcaatcaacttctgtgcagcactttgtgaaacttccGTTTTTATAAATGtgctataaataaagtggattggattggtgcCCTAAAtgatgagccctcctttaaggcaacacttgccttgaccttaaaaagttcaaattcGAGGCCTGCATCCCTAAAAGGTTTGTTTCTCCTCTCGTCAGACTGCAGCGACATGATCTCCACCATAAAGGCCATGAAGATCTTAAAGCGAGTCGGCGGGTCCAAGGGCATGTGGACCAGAGACACCGGCGGGGGCTCGGGGAAGGTCTTCATCTTCAACGGGACGGATACAGACACCATCTTTGAGTTTTCCAGCGTGCAAGACTTCACACGCTCGCAGGGCCTGTCCGAGTCCCGGCAGCTGAAAGTTCCCTCCGCCTGGAGCGGGACAGGCCACGTGGTCTACAACAATCACGCCTATCTGGTCACGCGGGCGGATGAGGTCACCCTGCTCAAGTACGACTTGAGGAACCCGTCCACGGTGGACAGCGTGGTGTTCCCGGTCCAGGACCACGTTCCGGTGTACGGCTTGAGCCCCGAGACCGCAGTGGACCTGGCCGTGGACGAGGAAGGCCTGTGGGCCATCTACGCCACGCGTCAGGCTGAGAAGCACATCTCCCTGGCCAAACTAGACGCAGTCTCCCTGGACATCCAGCAGATGTGGGACTCCAACTGCCCCAGGGAGAACGCGGAGGCGGCCTTCGTGATCTGCGGGACGCTTTACGTGGTCTACAACACCCAGCAGGCGGGACGCTCGCGTGTCCAGTGCGTGTTTGACGTCAACGACATGGTGAGCAGCGACGACGCTCCGCTGGTCTACTTCCCCAAACGCTACGGAGCGCACGCCAGTATCAAGTACAACCCGCTGGAGCAGCTGCTGTACGCCTGGGATGACGGCTACCAGATTCTCTACAAACTGGCCATGAAGAAGAAACTGGAGCTTTAAGACACTAGAACCCCCAGAGAGGAAGTCGTTTTGGCCACACCGCATTGACAACTTTCCTTTTGTATTCATCTTGGTGAACTTAAACTGCTGACAACCTTCTGCCATACAGAAGGATTATGAACGtgttacaaaagcagtgaagttgtcacgttgtgtaaatggtaaataaaaacagaatacaatgatttgcaaatccttttcaacctatatttaattgaatagactgcaaaaacaagatatttaacgttccaactggaaaacgttattttttgcaaatattagctcatttggaatttgatgcctgcaacatgtttcaaaaaagctggcacaagtggcaaaaaagactgagaaagttgaggaatgctcatcaaacacttatttggaacatcccacaggtgaacaggctaattggcagtgttgggactaacgcgttacaaagtaacgcgttactgtaacgccgttagattcggcggtaactagtaatctaacgcgttatttttttatattcagtaattcagttaccgttactacatgatgcgttactgcgtta
This sequence is a window from Nerophis lumbriciformis linkage group LG23, RoL_Nlum_v2.1, whole genome shotgun sequence. Protein-coding genes within it:
- the olfml3b gene encoding olfactomedin-like protein 3A isoform X2; this encodes MLFQLENLDKEKEALRVNLDGVGTRVERVERELDYLETQNGAQPCVDMDEELIEQQVTLVQEKHKTKYAKLTDCSDMISTIKAMKILKRVGGSKGMWTRDTGGGSGKVFIFNGTDTDTIFEFSSVQDFTRSQGLSESRQLKVPSAWSGTGHVVYNNHAYLVTRADEVTLLKYDLRNPSTVDSVVFPVQDHVPVYGLSPETAVDLAVDEEGLWAIYATRQAEKHISLAKLDAVSLDIQQMWDSNCPRENAEAAFVICGTLYVVYNTQQAGRSRVQCVFDVNDMVSSDDAPLVYFPKRYGAHASIKYNPLEQLLYAWDDGYQILYKLAMKKKLEL
- the olfml3b gene encoding olfactomedin-like protein 3A isoform X1, producing the protein MRGLLILMGLACLASAQHQALIDYLERRLLAIEDRISLWHEQATRYASELRELKQQMLFQLENLDKEKEALRVNLDGVGTRVERVERELDYLETQNGAQPCVDMDEELIEQQVTLVQEKHKTKYAKLTDCSDMISTIKAMKILKRVGGSKGMWTRDTGGGSGKVFIFNGTDTDTIFEFSSVQDFTRSQGLSESRQLKVPSAWSGTGHVVYNNHAYLVTRADEVTLLKYDLRNPSTVDSVVFPVQDHVPVYGLSPETAVDLAVDEEGLWAIYATRQAEKHISLAKLDAVSLDIQQMWDSNCPRENAEAAFVICGTLYVVYNTQQAGRSRVQCVFDVNDMVSSDDAPLVYFPKRYGAHASIKYNPLEQLLYAWDDGYQILYKLAMKKKLEL